The Sorangiineae bacterium MSr11954 DNA segment GAACCGCCGCTGTAGCCTCCCCGTGCTCCCCCGTTCTCCGGGACGGTATACGTCTTCCATCGCACCCGACCGGTGGCGGCATCGACCGCGGTCATGCTGCCTCGAAAGGTGCAGCACGGGTAATTCGGATCTTCGGCGGCGCCTGCCTCCTGAGAGGATACGGGCTGAAAGACGGTATCGCCCATGACCAGGGGAGACGCCGTCAGGCTCGCCTCGGGGTGCTCGTCGAGCCGCGCGCGCCACACCAGATCTCCGGTGCGGGCCGACACGGCCATCAGAAGGCCGCCGTGATGCTGTCCAATGTAAACGAGCCCATTGGAGACCGCGGGGCTACTCCGCGCGATGGCGCCCGGGGTGCCCGTGTACTCGGAGATCGCCCGCGACCAAATCGCGCGGCCCGTGCGAGCATCGACTTTGTGCAAGAAGCCGCCCCAATCCGGGAAGTACACGGCGCCGTCGACCACCGCGGGGGTGGCCGATACGTCGCCCTGGGTCGCATACGTCCACGTGACGGCCAACGACGGGGCGTCGTGCGGGCCAATTCGGAGCTCGGCGGGATTCGAGCGCGTGTTTCGAATGTCGTGGCCGCCCGACGGCCAGCCGTGAAGGCCCACGGCCGACTGCTCGTCGGACGTCGGAGGCTCCCGCGAGCCCCCATTTGCAGAATCGTTGCACGCGGCCGACAGAAGCACGACCGCGAGCGGAGCAGGCCAACTTCGCGCATTTCGCAATAGGGCAAACCCTTCGAGGATCATCTCGACCTCCTCTGTGAATCCGTCGTCGGATCGCGATGCGACGGCCACCTAGGCTACGATTATGTCGTTCCATTCGGCTCGGTAAGATCATTAATAGTGGACGCATCGTTCCGCTCATGGAACGATGCGCCGATGCATCTGGTCGCGCTGCAGGATTTGATGACCATCATCCGCCACGGAGGATTTGCGCCGGCGAGTCGGGCGACCGGCACGCCGAAGTCGACGCTCTCGAGGCGTGTGCGTGCGCTGGAAGAGGAGCTCGGCGTCCGGCTCGTGGAGCGCACCTCGAGGACCTTTCGGCTCACGGCCGAGGGCACCGCGCTGTGCGAACGCGCGTCGCGTGCTTTCGCCGAGCTGGATGACGCCGAGCGCACGCTTCGCTCCTTGGATGCCCATCCCCGCGGCCCGCTTCGAATCGCGGTGCCTTATGTCTTCGGGCACCTGTTCATGGGACGGCTCTCGGCCGAGTATCGGTCCGCCTATCCCGATGTCGATTTGGAGGTCGTATTCGCCGATCGCCCCGTCGACGTCGTTCGCGAAGGCTTCGACGCCGCCATCGTCATCAACGCATCCGACACCGCGGACCTGATCTGTCGCCGTTTCGCGCGCGATCGGCTGGTGTTCGTCGCACCGAGGAAGCTGCTCAACCAGCGTACGAAGGCGAGGGCGACGTCAGAGACGCCGTGGCCCACCATCGTTTACGAGCCGCTTCCCCTCCGCGCCGCGTGGCCGCTCGTGGAGGGCGGAAGACGGTTCGTCGCGATCCCGGCGCCGGTTCTCCTTCTGCGCTCCAAGCTCGTCATGCGCGACGCGGCCCTCGCAGGCGCGGGCGCCGCCCTTCTTCCCCGTGGGCTGGTCGAAGCCGATCTTGCATCCGGCCGGCTCGTGCGGGTGGGGTATCTCGAAAATAGCGATACGGTGGTGTCGATCGTCCACCCTTCACGCCGCCTCGTGAGCGGACGATTGCGCGCGTTCATCGAGCTCTTGGTACGAACATTCGCGATGGACGCGTAGATGCCGGCCGGTGACGGGCTCGACAACGTCTTTTTTTGTCCGGAGAGCCAGGCCACGTTCGTCGTGTGGGCATCCACGGCGTACACCTATCCACCACGACCAAGCGAGAAGACCCATGGCCGACTTCATTTATCTCTACCGCGGCGGCAATCCACCCTCCGAGCCCGACGAGGTGCAAAAGCAAACACACAAATGGCTCGCCTGGATGAAGGAGCTCGGCGCCAACGGCCATGTTCGAGCCGGCAATCCCCTCGAACGCCATGGTAAGGTCGTGCGCGGCAAATCGAAGACGGTCACCGATGGGCCATTTGCCGAGGCCAAGGACTTGGTCGGTGGGTATCTGCTGGTCCACGCAAAGGATTTCGACGAGGCCTTGGAGCTGTCGAAGGGATGCCCCATTTTGGACATGGACGGCACGGTGGAGGTGCGCGCCATCCACCTCGTGAACGTGCCGGCCGTCGACGGCGACGCGTGAGCGATCGCCGGCCACACGACGTGAGCGACCTCGAGCTCGGCAACCTGTTTCGCCGAGAGGCGGGGCGCATGACATCGGCGCTCGCGCGGGTCTTTGGCGTGCACAATCTGCCGCTGGTGGAAGACGTCGTGAGCGACGCGATCTTGCGCGCCCTCGAGGTGTGGAAGATCTCGGGGGTCCCGGAGAATCCCGCCGCGTGGCTTACGGCGGTGGCCAAGAATCGCGCGATTGACGTGCTCCGGCGCGAGAAGACGGCGCGCACCTTCGAGCCGGCCCTCGCCGCGGCGCTTTCGACCGAGTGGGCGCTGGTGCCGGCGGTCGAAGAAGCCTTTCGCGACGAGGTCGTGAAGAACGAGCAGCTGCGGATGATGTTCGCGTGCTGCCATGCGCAGCTCGGCGAGGAGGTGCAGGTCGCGCTGGTTTTGCACCTGCTCTCCGGCTTTGGTGCGCGCGAGAT contains these protein-coding regions:
- a CDS encoding YciI family protein, whose amino-acid sequence is MADFIYLYRGGNPPSEPDEVQKQTHKWLAWMKELGANGHVRAGNPLERHGKVVRGKSKTVTDGPFAEAKDLVGGYLLVHAKDFDEALELSKGCPILDMDGTVEVRAIHLVNVPAVDGDA
- a CDS encoding LysR substrate-binding domain-containing protein, translated to MHLVALQDLMTIIRHGGFAPASRATGTPKSTLSRRVRALEEELGVRLVERTSRTFRLTAEGTALCERASRAFAELDDAERTLRSLDAHPRGPLRIAVPYVFGHLFMGRLSAEYRSAYPDVDLEVVFADRPVDVVREGFDAAIVINASDTADLICRRFARDRLVFVAPRKLLNQRTKARATSETPWPTIVYEPLPLRAAWPLVEGGRRFVAIPAPVLLLRSKLVMRDAALAGAGAALLPRGLVEADLASGRLVRVGYLENSDTVVSIVHPSRRLVSGRLRAFIELLVRTFAMDA